In Streptomyces liangshanensis, the DNA window CCGGCCGCCGTAGGCCCAATCCGGGCCGGTGGTACGCCGGCGCCGGCCGGCCCGGTCCGCCTCAGCGGCCCTGTTCGTACCGGCGCAGCTGGTCGAGGTCGATCATGCTGGTGTCGAAGAGGCTGGTCTCGTCCAGGGCGCCCTGCTGGTCGGGGTGGGCCTGGCCGGGCTGGTGCTGGGGGACGGGGGGCGCCCCGGCGGGCTGCTGCCAGCCGTAGGCGGGGTCGTACCCCTGGGCCTGGCCCTGGTCCTGGCCGTACCCCTGGGTGACCGGGGGCTGCTGCTGGTACGCGTACGGGTCCTGCTGGTAGCCGCCGCCGTAGGTGTCCTGCTGGCCGTACCCGGCGTAGGCCTGGTCGGGGTACGCGGGGTCCTGGTAGCCGGTGTCCTGGTACGCGGCGGCGGCCGGCTGGCCGTAGGCCGGGTCGGTGTAGGGCTGCTGGGCGGGGATCTGCGGCACCTGCGCGGCCGCCTGCTCCTGCCCGGCGGGCTGCTCGCGCGGCAGCTCCGCGAGGTCCGCCCAGTGGTCGGCGTCGCTGGTCCGCATCTGGGGGCCCGCCGCGTCCTGGGCGGCGAGGTGCGCGGCCAGGTCGTCGATCTCGGTCCTGCCCAGCAGCTTCTGTCGGCCGCGGCCGACGGCTTCGAGGGTCTTGGAGAGGACCGCCTCGAAGGCGCCGATCTTGGCGTCCACGTACTCGTCGGCGCGGCGGATCAGGGTCTCCGGGTCGGCGCTGTACTCGGGGGCGTCGTCGGCGTCGCCGTCCTCGGGGCCGTACCCCTGTTCGCCTCGGCCCGGGTCGCGGCCGAGCAGCTTCTCGCGGCCGCGGTCGACGGAACCGATGGTCTTGGTGAGGACCACCTCGAAGTTGGCGAGCTTGGAGTCGACGTAGTCGTCGGCCTCGGCCTTGACCTCGGCGGCGTCCCTGCGGGCCTCGGAGAGGATCCGGTCGGCCTCCTCCTGGGCGCGGCGGGCGACGGCCGTCTCGGAGATGAGGGTGCTGCGTTCCGCGTGGGCGGCGCCGATGATCCGGTCGGCCTCCTGGCGGGCCTGGACGGCGAGCTGTTCGTGGCCGCCGAGCAGTTCCTGGGCCTGGGCCAGCGAGCCGGGGAGCGCGTCGCGTACCTCTTCCAGCATCGCGAGCAGCTCGGCGCGGTTCACCACGCAGGACGCCGACATGGGCATGGAGCGGGCGCTGCCCACCGTGTCGACGATCTCGTCGAGCTTCTTCTGCACGTCCACCGTGTGCTCGCCACTCTCTCAGCTGGTTTGGAGACGGACGCAACGACTGTACGGCCAGTGGGAGGCGGTCCGACACCGGGTGACGGGCAGTCGGACCGTCAGGACGTGCCGAGGCGTGCGGCGAGGGCCCGGTGGACGGCCGGGGGGATCAGGTGGGAGACGTCTCCGCCCCAGGTCGCGACCTCTTTGACCAGGGAGGAGGAGAGGAAGCTGTACACGGGGTTGGTGGGGACGAACAGAGTCTCGACACCCGAAAGGCCGTGATTCATCTGGGCCATCTGGAGTTCGTAGTCGAAGTCGCTGACCGCGCGCAGGCCCTTGACGATGGCGGGGATGTCGCGCTGCTTGCAGAAGTCGACGAGCAGGCCGTGGAAGGACTCGACCTCCACGTTGCCGAACTCGGAGGTGACCTCGCGGATCAGGTCGATCCGCTCCTCGACCGAGAACAGCCCCTTCTTCGACTGGTTGATCATCACCGCGACGTGCACCACGTCGTACAGCTTGGAGGCGCGGGCGATGATGTCGAGGTGTCCATTGGTGATGGGGTCGAAGGACCCCGGACAGACGGCGCGGCGCAACTGATTTCCCTCGCTCTCCGGTCCGGTCATGGTGCGTCTTCGCACGTAGAGGCGGCGCGACCGTACCAAAACGTTCCCTCGCCGTAGCGACGGGACCGCACGGGTTCGAAACCCTCGGGCCAGCCGAACTCTCCGCCTCTGGTGC includes these proteins:
- the coaD gene encoding pantetheine-phosphate adenylyltransferase; this encodes MRRAVCPGSFDPITNGHLDIIARASKLYDVVHVAVMINQSKKGLFSVEERIDLIREVTSEFGNVEVESFHGLLVDFCKQRDIPAIVKGLRAVSDFDYELQMAQMNHGLSGVETLFVPTNPVYSFLSSSLVKEVATWGGDVSHLIPPAVHRALAARLGTS
- a CDS encoding ATP synthase F0 subunit B, translated to MDVQKKLDEIVDTVGSARSMPMSASCVVNRAELLAMLEEVRDALPGSLAQAQELLGGHEQLAVQARQEADRIIGAAHAERSTLISETAVARRAQEEADRILSEARRDAAEVKAEADDYVDSKLANFEVVLTKTIGSVDRGREKLLGRDPGRGEQGYGPEDGDADDAPEYSADPETLIRRADEYVDAKIGAFEAVLSKTLEAVGRGRQKLLGRTEIDDLAAHLAAQDAAGPQMRTSDADHWADLAELPREQPAGQEQAAAQVPQIPAQQPYTDPAYGQPAAAAYQDTGYQDPAYPDQAYAGYGQQDTYGGGYQQDPYAYQQQPPVTQGYGQDQGQAQGYDPAYGWQQPAGAPPVPQHQPGQAHPDQQGALDETSLFDTSMIDLDQLRRYEQGR